The DNA segment TAAAAAAACAATTATAATACTTGTATCACTTTAATAATTTTCAGTAAACTAGTGCTAATAACAACAATATTGACTATAAGGAACACATCCAATATTGTTTGACCACATTTGTAGTAAGAAACATATACAATAGCGTTGTTCGAAAAGTTATGGTTGAGCCAAGCCGAGCTGTCTCGTTTAGaggaaaaaataaaaagaaatatgtCGACGCCTGAGAGATTCGAACTCTCGCGGGGAAACCCTATATACTTAGCAGGCACACGCCTTAACCACTCGGCCAAAGCGTCGTCATGTCATTGGCTTTACTTTCTAAACTTAAATACTATCAATAACACCAAGTGCAAACGATACATCATTCATTCATTACAACACTTACCAAActgaaacaaaaacaaacaatcGTATTATTGCTTTTCAACACCACCGGTTACCACCGCAACCACCACCGTCATGAACCCCTTAACCCACCGATGCAACTCATGCAACACCGATCTCCCCCCAAACACCGAACCCCTGTGCCCCAACTGCACCCCTAACCCCAATCCTAACCATCTCGATCCACCGTCGAATCCCACCGTCACAACTTCCGACGACAACTTCCTCCTCGACAGCCCCTACCTCCACCGTCTCCTCCACCATCTCACCCACTCAAACAaccccacaaccaccaccacaccacGCTACCACTCCCCTACATCCAAATCCGCCATTAATTCCATCCCTACAGTCACCATCACTCCCGCACTCCTCCACACCGACCCAATCATTCTCTGCGCTATCTGCAAAGACCCGTTCGTAATCAACGATGTTACAAAGCAGTTGCCGTGTAAACATATGTACCATCCTGATTGTATAATTC comes from the Helianthus annuus cultivar XRQ/B chromosome 4, HanXRQr2.0-SUNRISE, whole genome shotgun sequence genome and includes:
- the LOC110937294 gene encoding E3 ubiquitin-protein ligase RING1-like, with protein sequence MNPLTHRCNSCNTDLPPNTEPLCPNCTPNPNPNHLDPPSNPTVTTSDDNFLLDSPYLHRLLHHLTHSNNPTTTTTPRYHSPTSKSAINSIPTVTITPALLHTDPIILCAICKDPFVINDVTKQLPCKHMYHPDCIIPWLINNNSCPVCRFQMPKETVDVKARRRTRSRVFRLEDFDDESMSMDRFSVIAQTVEVDVLPDSDRTGGRGNVSGWRDWPLNGRAVDGANDADVGMP